One Aerococcus urinaeequi DNA segment encodes these proteins:
- the prfA gene encoding peptide chain release factor 1, translating into MFTDQLDSFIARYAEVTELMSDPDVINDNQRFRAISKEEADLRPKVETFSHYKDVIQAIEDTEELLAESSDDEMTELAKEELKELKAERDNLEEEIKRLMIPSDPNDDKNIIMEIRGAAGGDEAQLFAGDLYEMYNRYATSQGWRVEVVESSSNDIGGFKEITLQIQGDNVYSKLKFESGAHRVQRVPDTESQGRVHTSTATVGVMPELEDIDFDLDDGDIRIDIYRASGAGGQHVNKTSSAVRLTHEPTGIQVAMQDQRSQQQNKDKAMMILRSRVYEKIASEQQNEYDSQRKNLVGTGDRSERIRTYNYPQNRVTDHRIGLTIQKLDRIMTGELDEIVDALLLADQANKLEELND; encoded by the coding sequence ATGTTTACAGACCAATTAGATTCATTTATTGCCCGCTATGCGGAAGTAACTGAGTTAATGAGTGACCCGGACGTGATTAATGATAATCAACGGTTCCGCGCTATCTCTAAAGAAGAAGCTGATTTAAGACCAAAAGTAGAAACATTTAGTCACTACAAAGATGTGATTCAAGCTATTGAAGATACTGAGGAATTATTAGCAGAGTCATCAGATGATGAAATGACCGAATTAGCAAAAGAAGAATTGAAAGAATTAAAAGCAGAACGTGACAATCTTGAAGAAGAGATTAAACGTTTAATGATTCCTTCAGATCCAAATGATGACAAAAATATCATCATGGAAATCCGTGGTGCAGCGGGTGGGGATGAAGCCCAATTATTTGCGGGTGACTTGTATGAAATGTACAATCGTTATGCAACTAGCCAAGGTTGGCGCGTTGAAGTTGTTGAATCATCTAGTAATGATATCGGTGGTTTCAAAGAAATCACTCTACAAATTCAAGGGGACAATGTATATTCTAAATTGAAATTTGAATCTGGCGCTCACCGTGTACAACGTGTACCAGATACAGAGTCTCAAGGTCGTGTTCATACTTCTACTGCTACAGTGGGTGTCATGCCTGAACTTGAAGATATCGACTTCGATTTAGATGATGGTGATATTCGTATTGATATTTACCGCGCCTCTGGTGCCGGTGGTCAGCACGTTAACAAGACGTCTTCTGCCGTTCGTTTAACCCACGAACCAACAGGTATTCAAGTGGCTATGCAAGACCAACGTTCACAACAACAAAATAAAGATAAAGCAATGATGATCTTACGTTCGCGCGTATACGAAAAAATTGCTTCAGAGCAACAGAATGAATATGACTCACAACGTAAGAACTTAGTAGGTACCGGGGACCGTTCAGAACGTATCCGTACATACAACTACCCGCAAAACCGTGTAACAGACCATCGAATTGGTCTAACTATTCAAAAACTAGACCGTATTATGACCGGTGAATTGGATGAAATCGTTGACGCTTTATTATTAGCCGATCAAGCCAATAAATTAGAGGAGTTAAATGATTAA
- a CDS encoding thymidine kinase has protein sequence MAQLFFRYGAMNSGKSFEIIKVAHNYEEQNKHVLVYTSAVDNRAGVGNVSSRVGEERLARAIATETDVYEDLTTYMRENDQKIYCVLIDEAQFLSKDHIYQLARIVDELDIPVMAFGLKNDFLNNLFEGSKYLLLLADKIEEVKTICWFCAKKAIMNMRVADGKPVYEGEQVQIGGNEAYYPVCRKHYHHPPLKDGKIYIERNNGE, from the coding sequence ATGGCTCAGTTATTTTTCCGTTACGGTGCAATGAATAGTGGTAAGTCTTTTGAAATCATTAAGGTAGCACATAACTATGAAGAACAAAACAAACATGTCTTGGTTTATACCAGTGCTGTTGATAACCGTGCTGGTGTAGGGAATGTGTCTAGTCGTGTGGGCGAAGAAAGATTAGCACGTGCAATTGCGACGGAGACGGATGTGTATGAGGATTTAACCACTTATATGCGAGAGAACGACCAAAAAATTTATTGTGTGTTAATTGATGAAGCCCAATTTTTATCAAAAGACCACATCTACCAATTGGCACGTATTGTTGACGAATTAGATATCCCAGTTATGGCCTTTGGCTTGAAAAATGACTTCTTAAATAACTTGTTTGAAGGGTCTAAATACCTATTACTTTTAGCTGACAAGATTGAAGAAGTGAAAACCATCTGTTGGTTCTGTGCCAAAAAGGCTATTATGAACATGCGTGTAGCTGACGGGAAACCGGTGTATGAGGGTGAGCAAGTGCAAATTGGCGGAAATGAAGCTTATTACCCAGTTTGTCGTAAACATTATCACCATCCACCATTGAAAGATGGTAAAATCTATATTGAGCGCAATAATGGTGAATAG
- a CDS encoding L-threonylcarbamoyladenylate synthase, with product MTKIIQADQLEEGAALLQSGALVAFPTETVFGLGAIANQEAAVKSVYTVKGRPSDNPLIVHIADANQIYDYMMDDDGKRHQIIEKLAANFWPGPLTLVVPVKKDIFPAVVTGGMETVGIRLPDQELTRELIRKTGFPIVGPSANISGKPSPTSVDHVLHDFDGVIGGIINAEPTRIGVESTVLDLTDERGLIILRPGYITKSMITEVIPDVPVFLAGSIANDATEAPKAPGMKYIHYSPNQPVVAVSRENMTQFLASLSDQEISFALAATDKTLERFGQMTEVSFKLGNNIDSATQALFAALRFFDDQPNIQQIVVELFPDIEENAAYRNRLIKASSLVVE from the coding sequence ATGACAAAAATCATTCAGGCAGATCAACTTGAGGAAGGGGCGGCCTTACTTCAATCTGGTGCATTAGTTGCTTTCCCAACTGAAACAGTTTTTGGTTTGGGCGCAATTGCAAACCAGGAGGCGGCAGTCAAATCCGTATATACAGTAAAGGGACGACCTAGTGATAATCCATTAATTGTGCATATTGCTGATGCAAATCAAATATATGACTATATGATGGATGATGATGGCAAAAGACATCAAATCATTGAAAAATTAGCCGCAAATTTTTGGCCGGGGCCATTAACTCTGGTGGTGCCAGTTAAAAAAGATATTTTTCCTGCTGTGGTAACTGGTGGCATGGAAACAGTAGGCATACGCTTGCCAGACCAGGAATTGACGCGTGAGTTAATAAGGAAAACTGGTTTCCCAATTGTAGGACCTTCAGCAAATATTTCTGGAAAGCCTAGTCCAACAAGTGTCGACCATGTTTTACATGATTTTGATGGCGTGATTGGTGGAATCATCAACGCTGAACCAACGCGTATTGGCGTAGAATCCACTGTACTCGATTTGACTGATGAACGAGGGTTAATAATTTTGCGACCTGGATACATCACCAAATCAATGATTACAGAAGTGATACCAGATGTACCTGTATTCTTAGCTGGTAGCATCGCCAATGATGCGACTGAAGCTCCAAAAGCACCAGGGATGAAATATATTCACTATAGCCCTAACCAGCCTGTAGTGGCTGTTTCTAGGGAAAATATGACACAATTCTTGGCATCCTTAAGTGACCAAGAAATATCTTTTGCCCTAGCTGCTACAGACAAGACCCTCGAACGATTTGGTCAAATGACCGAAGTTTCTTTCAAGCTTGGTAATAATATTGATTCAGCTACGCAAGCACTATTTGCAGCGCTTAGATTTTTCGACGATCAGCCAAATATCCAACAAATCGTGGTAGAACTATTCCCTGATATTGAGGAAAATGCGGCTTATCGTAACAGGTTAATCAAGGCTAGCTCGTTAGTAGTTGAATAG
- a CDS encoding Mur ligase family protein, which yields MKFKSQLATVAGRTSQQLLKRFTSGGTSLPGKIAQKIDPEILKALGENYRVVIITGTNGKTVTTALTVNILKQKFDHVMTNNSGSNMLQGITSSFIEDSGTKTKDKVAVLEVDEASLRHITEHIKPEVILTTNIFRDQMDRYGEIYTTYDFILQGAAKAKDAILMQNGDAPIFSSRKVDNKQVFFGFNTEDQSKDFLADNNTDGVICPNCEHVLHYHSITYSNLGDYFCPNCGVSRPELTYQVEEINELTPESASFTIDGYQYSIPVAGLYNVYNALSAYSLGRYFGVSQADIAEGLQGAKRIFGRQEAINVEDHDLRINLIKNPVGLNQIIELCLLEKAPYTLISVLNDRPADGQDVSWIWDGNFEKLAEMDNIEASYVAGIRVADLSKRMAVAGFNQDQLIQLEDPKAIIETVKNAPTEKVYILATYTAMLAIRKELAELGYVKERMS from the coding sequence ATGAAATTTAAGAGTCAACTAGCAACAGTAGCCGGCCGTACAAGCCAACAATTATTAAAGAGATTTACAAGCGGTGGTACTTCTCTACCCGGTAAAATTGCACAGAAAATTGATCCCGAGATTTTAAAAGCCTTAGGAGAAAATTACCGTGTAGTCATCATTACGGGTACCAACGGAAAAACAGTAACCACTGCTCTAACTGTCAATATTTTGAAACAAAAATTTGATCATGTCATGACCAACAATTCAGGGTCAAACATGCTACAAGGGATTACATCTTCATTCATCGAAGACTCTGGTACAAAAACCAAGGATAAAGTCGCTGTTCTTGAAGTGGACGAAGCATCTTTACGTCATATCACTGAACATATTAAACCAGAAGTGATTTTAACCACCAACATCTTCCGCGACCAAATGGACCGCTATGGTGAGATCTATACCACTTATGACTTTATCCTACAAGGTGCAGCAAAAGCGAAAGACGCTATTCTAATGCAAAACGGTGATGCGCCAATTTTCTCATCACGTAAAGTAGACAACAAGCAAGTTTTTTTCGGTTTCAACACAGAAGACCAGTCAAAAGACTTTCTAGCAGATAACAATACTGATGGTGTTATCTGTCCGAACTGTGAACATGTTTTACATTATCATAGCATTACCTACAGCAACCTTGGTGACTACTTCTGTCCAAACTGTGGCGTGAGTCGTCCAGAATTAACTTACCAAGTAGAAGAAATTAATGAATTAACACCGGAATCAGCTAGCTTTACAATTGATGGCTACCAATACAGTATTCCAGTTGCTGGTTTATATAATGTCTACAATGCCTTATCAGCCTATTCACTAGGCCGGTATTTTGGTGTCAGCCAAGCAGATATCGCTGAAGGATTGCAAGGGGCTAAACGTATTTTCGGGCGTCAAGAAGCCATTAACGTGGAAGATCACGACTTACGGATTAACCTTATCAAAAACCCTGTAGGTCTAAACCAAATCATCGAATTATGTCTTTTAGAAAAAGCACCATATACCCTGATTTCAGTTTTAAATGACCGCCCCGCTGACGGCCAAGATGTATCATGGATTTGGGATGGTAACTTTGAAAAACTAGCCGAAATGGACAATATTGAAGCTTCTTATGTGGCAGGTATTCGTGTGGCTGACTTGTCTAAACGTATGGCAGTCGCTGGCTTTAACCAAGACCAATTAATCCAGTTAGAAGATCCTAAAGCCATTATTGAAACAGTGAAAAATGCACCGACTGAAAAAGTCTATATTCTAGCGACTTATACAGCTATGCTTGCTATTAGAAAAGAATTGGCTGAATTAGGTTACGTGAAGGAGCGCATGAGTTAA
- the prmC gene encoding peptide chain release factor N(5)-glutamine methyltransferase, translated as MINKTYLEVQQWASSFLDKNDQEAEIAYHLMLDMADFSVSDWLVKRQQAISAELFENYKQAIEKVTFENYPWQYIVGKAWFYGEPFIVSPATLIPRQETEDLVTLVANQIKKGIIPEDARVVDIGTGSGIIAITLKMLFPKLDMTATDISDEALAVAQKNAEQKGVNIQFKQGDLYEPLLGERFDLIISNPPYIGQDEVAVMSKSTVLYEPHQALFAAQDGYHLYCRLFDGLSLHLNTPGWFVAEFGYKQGEYLINEVNDRFKGSKANVYKDYSGNDRILLVKNEKS; from the coding sequence ATGATTAATAAGACGTATTTGGAGGTCCAACAATGGGCCTCTTCTTTTTTAGATAAAAATGACCAGGAAGCAGAAATTGCTTATCACTTGATGTTAGATATGGCTGACTTTTCAGTATCAGATTGGTTGGTTAAACGACAGCAAGCAATATCAGCAGAATTATTTGAAAACTATAAACAAGCAATTGAAAAAGTAACTTTTGAAAATTATCCATGGCAGTATATTGTTGGTAAGGCTTGGTTTTATGGTGAGCCCTTTATTGTCTCACCCGCAACCTTAATTCCAAGACAGGAAACTGAAGATCTAGTGACTTTGGTAGCTAATCAAATTAAGAAAGGTATCATTCCTGAAGATGCCAGAGTGGTGGATATTGGTACCGGTTCGGGTATTATTGCGATTACTTTAAAAATGCTTTTTCCAAAACTTGATATGACTGCAACTGATATTTCTGATGAAGCGCTGGCTGTTGCCCAAAAAAACGCTGAACAGAAGGGCGTCAATATACAATTTAAGCAGGGTGATTTATATGAACCGCTATTAGGTGAACGATTTGATTTAATCATTTCCAATCCACCTTATATAGGACAAGACGAAGTAGCGGTAATGTCTAAATCGACAGTTCTATATGAACCTCATCAAGCTTTATTTGCAGCGCAGGACGGCTATCATCTATATTGTCGTCTATTTGACGGTTTATCCTTACATTTGAACACACCCGGATGGTTTGTAGCGGAGTTCGGATATAAGCAAGGAGAATACTTGATAAATGAAGTAAATGACCGATTTAAAGGGTCAAAAGCAAACGTTTATAAAGATTATTCCGGAAATGACCGTATTCTACTGGTGAAAAACGAAAAAAGTTAG